In the Silurus meridionalis isolate SWU-2019-XX chromosome 6, ASM1480568v1, whole genome shotgun sequence genome, one interval contains:
- the LOC124388092 gene encoding KN motif and ankyrin repeat domain-containing protein 4-like isoform X2, producing the protein MDTHEVNSVAPKESRSHRRPPSYSVETPYGFHLDLDFVKYVEDIEKGNTIRRVQLQRRPRGRNRGNLSRNLSLPGYSCRTSQWSSTSILFPRTRLADSQQPCHPQGGDGETRGFRSQSEFRFKTLQAFDEQPLGPHVRPNLLRASSLPLTVLLRKYSTEDPTSPNGSKDFLSHENGSSEDVFHSPGGINGTFQQLSAALRRVGELEEEIRIIPELKAQICILQEERERLLHTFQSKPEDPGAMDFPGRVFKIMEKKTGVKEDWMDREYDQLEENIKASSQQVDTIETINVEKSSEASREEKSLGEALQKKVTKLQQKLRGLELDLEKTRKLLKEQEQESLLKDKRIDELTKQRAGNIWIRLDDVRITQKNSGMSVETSSPESDRSKDYQVCLEEESKPGSEGGSQADMKQHVKKVRELLQEQWECISRNEELGREMSSEHLYPRVCSIQTQLVSLVDLLTLYISQAGDPPPAPAPAQESMLEDHPSVVETWESSQQGHGRDRFVHDDEVVEGITWIEGPAGEELNQNISLRRTIELPSSTLSTRQQELIGETTAGTTHLTEPEQHHVELDRTCEEKRPEEQTAELDKQDRMCPEDDEGGRVVEMDFMKACHFLEQHMDEVSEPNDEMRKALTTVFQQWFHVCAEENSCPEMVALYVNKVATENPAVLHFLVNMVDDNGNTALHYSVSHSNFSIVQLLLDTGGSDATPPGGSTRPSVHGETPPGTWSKRQRSGPSRNHGPDQRLRPRTRRRRPNSATGSRLRREPH; encoded by the exons atggacaCACATGAAG TGAACAGCGTCGCTCCAAAAGAAAGCAGGAGCCACAGGAGACCGCCCTCATATTCTGTGGAAACACCTTACGGGTTCCATTTGGATCTGGATTTCGTGAAATATGTCGAGGACATCGAAAAGGGGAACACCATCCGGAGGGTGCAGCTTCAGCGTAGGCCACGTGGACGGAATCGAGGGAACCTGTCGAGAAATCTCAGCTTACCCGGGTACAGCTGCAGGACCTCTCAGTGGAGCTCCACGAGCATCCTGTTTCCCAGAACTCGTCTCGCAGACTCCCAGCAGCCGTGCCATCCTCAAGGAGGTGACGGTGAGACGAGGGGGTTCAGGAGCCAATCGGAGTTTCGATTCAAAACCTTGCAGGCCTTTGACGAGCAGCCACTGGGGCCACACGTGAGACCAAACCTACTGCGAGCCTCCAGTTTACCACTAACAGTTTTACTGAGGAAATATTCCACTGAGGACCCAACCAGCCCCAACGGATCTAAGGATTTCCTCTCTCACGAAAACGGTTCCTCGGAGGATGTCTTCCACAGCCCTGGAGGCATCAACGGGACGTTCCAGCAGCTCAGCGCGGCTCTCCGTAGAGTTGGCGAGCTCGAAGAGGAGATCAGGATCATACCAGAGCTGAAAGCACAGATTTGTATCTTGCAGGAGGAGCGAGAAAGGCTCCTGCACACGTTCCAGTCCAAACCTGAGGACCCTGGGGCTATGGACTTTCCTGGAAGGGTGTTTAAAATTATGGAGAAGAAAACTGGAGTAAAGGAGGACTGGATGGATCGGGAGTACGATCAGCTAGAGGAGAACATCAAGGCTTCATCCCAGCAGGTTGATACGATCGAGAcaataaatgtggaaaaaagttcAGAAGCGAGTCGTGAAGAGAAGTCTCTCGGTGAAGCTTTGCAAAAGAAAGTCACGAAGCTACAGCAGAAGCTTCGTGGACTTGAGTTGGATCTGGAAAAGACGAGAAAGCTTCtaaaggaacaggaacaggagaGTCTTCTCAAAGACAAGAGAATTGACGAGTTGACCAAGCAACGTGCAGGAAACATCTGGATTCGACTGGACGACGTGAGGATCACACAGAAGAATTCAGGAATGTCTGTGGAAACGTCTTCACCTGAATCTGATCGGAGTAAAGATTACCAAGTGTGTTTAGAGGAAGAATCTAAACCAGGATCTGAAGGAGGATCACAAGCAGACATGAAGCAGCATGTGAAGAAAGTCAGAGAGCTCCTACAGGAGCAGTGGGAGTGTATCAGTAGGAACGAGGAATTGGGAAGAGAGATGTCCTCAGAACATCTATATCCACGTGTCTGCTCCATCCAAACACAGCTGGTGTCTTTAGTCGACCTGCTTACACTCTATATATCACAAGCAGGAGATccaccaccagcaccagcaccag CCCAGGAATCCATGTTGGAGGACCATCCGTCAGTGGTGGAGACATGGGAAAGTTCTCAACAAGGCCATGGAAGAGACCG ATTTGTCCATGATGATGAAGTTGTGGAGGGAATCACATGGATAGAGGGTCCTGCTGGGGAGGAGTTAAACCAGAACATTTCCCTGAGAAGAACTATAGAGCTGCCAAGTTCTACACTGTCCACCAGACAGCAAGAGCTCATAGGAGAAACCACTGCAGGGACCACACACTTGACCGAGCCTGAACAACATCATGTGGAGCTGGACAGGACGTGTGAAGAGAAACGTCCTGAAGAACAGACAGCTGAACTGGACAAGCAGGATAGGATGTGTCCAGAAGATGATGAAGGAGGAAG ggttgtggagatggacTTCATGAAGGCGTGCCACTTCTTGGAGCAGCACATGGATGAAGTTTCGGAACCGAATGATGAAATG AGGAAAGCTCTGACCACAGTGTTCCAGCAGTGGTTCCACGTGTGTGCTGAGGAGAACTCGTGTCCTGAGATGGTCGCTCTGTATGTTAATAAGGTGGCCACTGAAAACCCTGCAGTGCTGCACTTCCTGGTCAACATGGTGGACGATAACGGAAACACGGCCCTGCATTACAGCGTGTCTCACTCCAACTTCAGCATCGTCCAGCTCCTCCTGGACACGG GTGGGTCAGACGCCACTCCACCTGGCGGTTCGACACGGCCGAGCGTCCACGGTGAGACTCCTCCTGGCACATGGAGCAAACGTCAACGCTCAGGACCAAGCAGGAACCACGGCCCTGATCAGCGCCTGCGACCGAGGACACGCAGACGTCGTCCGAATTCTGCTACAGGATCCCGGCTGCGACGTGAACCTCACTGA
- the LOC124388092 gene encoding KN motif and ankyrin repeat domain-containing protein 4-like isoform X1 has protein sequence MDTHEVNSVAPKESRSHRRPPSYSVETPYGFHLDLDFVKYVEDIEKGNTIRRVQLQRRPRGRNRGNLSRNLSLPGYSCRTSQWSSTSILFPRTRLADSQQPCHPQGGDGETRGFRSQSEFRFKTLQAFDEQPLGPHVRPNLLRASSLPLTVLLRKYSTEDPTSPNGSKDFLSHENGSSEDVFHSPGGINGTFQQLSAALRRVGELEEEIRIIPELKAQICILQEERERLLHTFQSKPEDPGAMDFPGRVFKIMEKKTGVKEDWMDREYDQLEENIKASSQQVDTIETINVEKSSEASREEKSLGEALQKKVTKLQQKLRGLELDLEKTRKLLKEQEQESLLKDKRIDELTKQRAGNIWIRLDDVRITQKNSGMSVETSSPESDRSKDYQVCLEEESKPGSEGGSQADMKQHVKKVRELLQEQWECISRNEELGREMSSEHLYPRVCSIQTQLVSLVDLLTLYISQAGDPPPAPAPAQESMLEDHPSVVETWESSQQGHGRDRFVHDDEVVEGITWIEGPAGEELNQNISLRRTIELPSSTLSTRQQELIGETTAGTTHLTEPEQHHVELDRTCEEKRPEEQTAELDKQDRMCPEDDEGGRVVEMDFMKACHFLEQHMDEVSEPNDEMRKALTTVFQQWFHVCAEENSCPEMVALYVNKVATENPAVLHFLVNMVDDNGNTALHYSVSHSNFSIVQLLLDTGVCDVDLKNKSGYTAVMLASLQPLDTEADMKVVEQLMEFGDVNARAGQVGQTPLHLAVRHGRASTVRLLLAHGANVNAQDQAGTTALISACDRGHADVVRILLQDPGCDVNLTDKGSRSALSLATQASHTEIADLLKARSTNTKVQDKCKMA, from the exons atggacaCACATGAAG TGAACAGCGTCGCTCCAAAAGAAAGCAGGAGCCACAGGAGACCGCCCTCATATTCTGTGGAAACACCTTACGGGTTCCATTTGGATCTGGATTTCGTGAAATATGTCGAGGACATCGAAAAGGGGAACACCATCCGGAGGGTGCAGCTTCAGCGTAGGCCACGTGGACGGAATCGAGGGAACCTGTCGAGAAATCTCAGCTTACCCGGGTACAGCTGCAGGACCTCTCAGTGGAGCTCCACGAGCATCCTGTTTCCCAGAACTCGTCTCGCAGACTCCCAGCAGCCGTGCCATCCTCAAGGAGGTGACGGTGAGACGAGGGGGTTCAGGAGCCAATCGGAGTTTCGATTCAAAACCTTGCAGGCCTTTGACGAGCAGCCACTGGGGCCACACGTGAGACCAAACCTACTGCGAGCCTCCAGTTTACCACTAACAGTTTTACTGAGGAAATATTCCACTGAGGACCCAACCAGCCCCAACGGATCTAAGGATTTCCTCTCTCACGAAAACGGTTCCTCGGAGGATGTCTTCCACAGCCCTGGAGGCATCAACGGGACGTTCCAGCAGCTCAGCGCGGCTCTCCGTAGAGTTGGCGAGCTCGAAGAGGAGATCAGGATCATACCAGAGCTGAAAGCACAGATTTGTATCTTGCAGGAGGAGCGAGAAAGGCTCCTGCACACGTTCCAGTCCAAACCTGAGGACCCTGGGGCTATGGACTTTCCTGGAAGGGTGTTTAAAATTATGGAGAAGAAAACTGGAGTAAAGGAGGACTGGATGGATCGGGAGTACGATCAGCTAGAGGAGAACATCAAGGCTTCATCCCAGCAGGTTGATACGATCGAGAcaataaatgtggaaaaaagttcAGAAGCGAGTCGTGAAGAGAAGTCTCTCGGTGAAGCTTTGCAAAAGAAAGTCACGAAGCTACAGCAGAAGCTTCGTGGACTTGAGTTGGATCTGGAAAAGACGAGAAAGCTTCtaaaggaacaggaacaggagaGTCTTCTCAAAGACAAGAGAATTGACGAGTTGACCAAGCAACGTGCAGGAAACATCTGGATTCGACTGGACGACGTGAGGATCACACAGAAGAATTCAGGAATGTCTGTGGAAACGTCTTCACCTGAATCTGATCGGAGTAAAGATTACCAAGTGTGTTTAGAGGAAGAATCTAAACCAGGATCTGAAGGAGGATCACAAGCAGACATGAAGCAGCATGTGAAGAAAGTCAGAGAGCTCCTACAGGAGCAGTGGGAGTGTATCAGTAGGAACGAGGAATTGGGAAGAGAGATGTCCTCAGAACATCTATATCCACGTGTCTGCTCCATCCAAACACAGCTGGTGTCTTTAGTCGACCTGCTTACACTCTATATATCACAAGCAGGAGATccaccaccagcaccagcaccag CCCAGGAATCCATGTTGGAGGACCATCCGTCAGTGGTGGAGACATGGGAAAGTTCTCAACAAGGCCATGGAAGAGACCG ATTTGTCCATGATGATGAAGTTGTGGAGGGAATCACATGGATAGAGGGTCCTGCTGGGGAGGAGTTAAACCAGAACATTTCCCTGAGAAGAACTATAGAGCTGCCAAGTTCTACACTGTCCACCAGACAGCAAGAGCTCATAGGAGAAACCACTGCAGGGACCACACACTTGACCGAGCCTGAACAACATCATGTGGAGCTGGACAGGACGTGTGAAGAGAAACGTCCTGAAGAACAGACAGCTGAACTGGACAAGCAGGATAGGATGTGTCCAGAAGATGATGAAGGAGGAAG ggttgtggagatggacTTCATGAAGGCGTGCCACTTCTTGGAGCAGCACATGGATGAAGTTTCGGAACCGAATGATGAAATG AGGAAAGCTCTGACCACAGTGTTCCAGCAGTGGTTCCACGTGTGTGCTGAGGAGAACTCGTGTCCTGAGATGGTCGCTCTGTATGTTAATAAGGTGGCCACTGAAAACCCTGCAGTGCTGCACTTCCTGGTCAACATGGTGGACGATAACGGAAACACGGCCCTGCATTACAGCGTGTCTCACTCCAACTTCAGCATCGTCCAGCTCCTCCTGGACACGG GAGTGTGTGACGTGGACCTGAAGAACAAGAGTGGGTACACGGCAGTCATGTTGGCGTCTCTGCAGCCGCTGGACACCGAGGCGGACATGAAGGTGGTGGAGCAGCTGATGGAGTTTGGGGATGTTAACGCTCGAGCAGGTCAG GTGGGTCAGACGCCACTCCACCTGGCGGTTCGACACGGCCGAGCGTCCACGGTGAGACTCCTCCTGGCACATGGAGCAAACGTCAACGCTCAGGACCAAGCAGGAACCACGGCCCTGATCAGCGCCTGCGACCGAGGACACGCAGACGTCGTCCGAATTCTGCTACAGGATCCCGGCTGCGACGTGAACCTCACTGATAAG ggaaGTCGCAGTGCTCTGTCTCTGGCCACACAGGCATCACATACGGAAATCGCAGACCTGCTAAAAGCTCGAAGCACCAACACTAAAGTCCAAGACAAGTGTAAGATGGCTTAG
- the LOC124388096 gene encoding phosphoglucomutase-1-like has protein sequence MEDSPLQVLHLETAPYPDQRPSTGILRKSVRVFQCKRNYLQNFIQSIFSSIDLRDRQGSTMVVGGDGRYFNTDAIQVIVQIAAANGVGRLVIGQKGLMSTPAVSCVIRKFKAIGGFVLTASHHPGGPDGEFGIKYNIVNGGPAPAAVTDKIFQISRSIEEFAICPELSVHLTTLGRQSFDLENKFKPFTVDIVDPVESYANMLRNIFDFAALKELLSGQNHIRIRLDAMHGVLGPYVKRILCEELGSPANSAINCVPQEDFGGRVPDPNLTHAADLLEAMRSGQFDFGAAFDADGDRNMILGKNGFFVSPSDSVAVIAANIFCIPYFQHMGVRGFGRTMSSSGALDNVAKATKIQLYETPTGWKFFGKLMDAGRLSLCGEENFGTGADHIREKDGLWAVLAWLSILAFRKQSVEEVMIDHWKTYGRNFYTRYDYEDVEIDIAVDLMLDLEVIISDKAFVGQRFTVGQKTYEVEKADNFEYSDPVDGSVTRNQGLRVLFKGGSRIMFRLSGTASGATIHLYVDLYEQDDKEILQNPQLKLADLLNIALKLSQLCERTGRTAPTLIT, from the exons ATGGAGGACAGTCCGTTACAGGTGCTGCATCTCGAAACTGCTCCATATCCTGACCAGAGGCCCAGTACCGGCATCCTGAGGAAGAGCGTCCGTGTCTTCCAGTGTAAAAGGAACTACCTGCAAAACTTCATCCAGAGTATCTTCTCTTCCATCGACCTGCGAGACCGCCAAGGATCCACCATGGTGGTAGGAGGAGACGGACGCTACTTCAACACCGACGCCATCCAGGTCATAGTGCAGATAGCAGCGGCCAACGGG GTAGGACGACtggtgattggtcagaagggcCTGATGTCCACCCCGGCTGTGTCGTGCGTAATCAGGAAGTTCAAAGCCATCGGTGGGTTTGTGCTCACCGCCAGCCACCACCCTGGAGGACCAGACGGAGAGTTCGGCATCAAATATAACATCGTTAACGGAG GACCTGCACCAGCCGCCGTGACCGATAAAATCTTCCAGATAAGTAGGAGTATAGAGGAGTTCGCCATCTGCCCCGAACTTAGCGTCCATCTCACCACCCTCGGCAGGCAGAGCTTCGACCTGGAGAACAAATTCAAACCCTTTACAG TGGACATCGTGGACCCCGTGGAATCCTACGCCAACATGCTGAGGAACATTTTCGACTTTGCGGCTCTGAAAGAGCTCCTGTCAGGCCAGAACCACATACGGATCCGGTTAGACGCCATGCACGGAG TGCTTGGCCCGTACGTGAAGAGAATCCTGTGTGAAGAACTAGGTTCTCCTGCCAACTCGGCTATTAACTGCGTCCCTCAGGAGGACTTCGGTGGTCGTGTTCCAGATCCGAACCTGACCCATGCTGCAGATCTGCTCGAGGCCATGAGGAGCGGACAGTTTGACTTCGGAGCCGCGTTCGATGCTGACGGT GACCGCAACATGATTTTAGGGAAGAATGGATTTTTTGTGAGTCCCTCGGATTCGGTTGCTGTTATCGCAGCAAACATCTTCTGCATCCCGTATTTCCAGCACATGGGAGTGAGAGGCTTCGGCAGGACGATGTCCAGCAGCGGAGCCCTCGACAA CGTTGCTAAAGCGACTAAGATTCAGCTGTATGAAACTCCAACTGGTTGGAAGTTCTTCGGAAAGCTGATGGACGCCGGTCGCCTTTCTCTGTGTGGAGAGGAGAACTTTGGGACCG GTGCAGATCATATCCGTGAGAAGGACGGGCTTTGGGCGGTGCTCGCCTGGCTCTCCATTCTTGCTTTCAGGAAACAGAGTGTTGAAGAAGTCATGATCGATCACTGGAAAACCTACGGCAGGAACTTCTACACCAG ATACGATTACGAGGACGTGGAGATAGACATAGCGGTGGACCTCATGCTGGACCTCGAGGTGATCATCTCAGACAAGGCGTTCGTCGGCCAGAGGTTCACTGTGGGACAGAAAACCTACGAGGTGGAAAAAGCAGATAACTTTGAGTACAGCGACCCTGTAGACGGAAGCGTCACAAGGAACCAG GGTCTGAGGGTTTTATTTAAAGGAGGCTCTCGCATCATGTTTCGTCTGAGTGGCACCGCCTCGGGGGCCACCATACACCTGTACGTCGACCTCTACGAGCAGGACGACAAGGAGATTCTACAGAATCCACAG CTGAAGTTGGCGGATCTTCTGAACATCGCGCTGAAGTTATCTCAGCTGTGTGAGAGGACGGGAAGAACCGCTCCGACTCTCATTACATGA
- the LOC124388098 gene encoding angiopoietin-related protein 3-like, whose amino-acid sequence MKFFHLRMEKRTVMKLALLLFIIISTNAFPAEEHSEERNPALSESRSAFAALDEVRLIANGLLQLGKNLKDFVQKTKGQFRDILQKLNIFDKSFNQLSVLASEIKEEEETLKKTTVVLKANNEEIKSLSMEINSKVEDIIRERIQLWNQVGELEEKLSGLSQGLLSADQIAEISALKEVIQVQERSISDLLKAVKEQSENLHDQKNKIKSLEEKLNSANLQETRSKFSLDAEVYSVSDYLSNYSADGSFSSNFPRDCGEVFRNGERTSGLHPVQPNGSEPFLVYCEFTQDAAFTVIQRRLGGSVDFDRSWKSYEDGFGDFRSEFWLGLRKIFSISRQAGCLLRIQTEDWKQDKQSMEFQYTLDGSDSNYTIHVKAGDVSLDEAVSTALRFSTKDHSDGKRPRGPQCTQDYSGGWWFSACGDINLNGKCIQSQSRRKGVQGKLHKGHLKSTQISIRHHHEA is encoded by the exons ATGAAGTTCTTTCATCTGAGAATGGAGAAGCGCACAGTCATGAAGCTGGCCTTGCTCCTGTTCATCATCATCTCAACCAACGCTTTCCCAGCAGAGGAGCACTCTGAGGAGAGGAACCCGGCTCTGTCAGAGAGTCGCTCTGCCTTCGCCGCTCTGGATGAAGTCCGGCTCATTGCTAACGGGCTCCTGCAGCTCGGCAAAAACCTGAAGGACTTTGTGCAGAAGACCAAGGGCCAGTTCAGAGACATCCTGCAAAAGCTCAACATTTTTGACAAGTCCTTCAACCAGCTTTCTGTTCTGGCCAGCGAGatcaaagaggaagaagagacaCTGAAGAAGACCACAGTGGTGCTCAAAGCCAATAATGAGGAGATAAAGAGTCTGTCCATGGAGATTAACTCCAAAGTTGAAGACATCATAAGGGAGAGAATCCAGCTGTGGAACCAGGTTGGAGAGCTCGAGGAGAAACTGAGTGGACTTTCTCAAGGTCTTCTCTCGGCAGATCAGATCGCAGAAATTTCAGCACTCAAA GAGGTGATCCAAGTCCAAGAAAGGAGCATCTCAGACCTTCTGAAGGCGGTGAAGGAGCAAAGTGAGAACTTACACGACCAGAAAAACAAGATCAAAAGTCTGGAGGAAAAG CTGAACTCCGCCAACCTTCAGGAAACTCGGTCCAAGTTCAGCCTGGATGCCGAGGTCTACAGCGTGTCCGATTATCTGTCCAACTATTCCGCCGATGGGAGCTTTTCCAGCA ATTTCCCACGAGACTGCGGTGAGGTCTTCAGGAACGGAGAGAGAACCAGCGGCCTGCATCCCGTCCAGCCGAACGGATCAGAACCGTTCCTCGTCTACTGCGAATTCACGCAGG ATGCAGCCTTCACGGTCATTCAGCGCAGACTCGGCGGCTCGGTGGATTTCGACCGCTCTTGGAAAAGctatgaagatggatttggagaCTTCAGGA GTGAGTTCTGGCTCGGTCTGAGGAAGATCTTCTCCATCTCCAGGCAGGCCGGCTGTCTCCTGCGCATTCAGACGGAGGACTGGAAACAGGACAAGCAGTCGATGGAGTTCCAGTACACGCTGGACGGCTCCGACTCCAACTACACCATCCATGTGAAGGCAGGAGACGTGAGCTTGGACGAGGCCGTCTCTACAGCACTGAGGTTCTCCACTAAAGACCACAGCGATGGGAAAAGACCCAGAGGTCCACAGTGTACTCAGGATTATTCAG GAGGCTGGTGGTTCAGCGCATGTGGAGACATCAACCTGAACGGAAAATGCATCCAGAGCCAATCTCGCAGGAAAGGAGTCCAGGGGAAGCTCCATAAAGGACATTTAAAATCCACACAGATTTCCATTCGTCATCATCACGAAGCGTGA